TTAGCAGCAGGCAGCTCAGGGAAGAGGCGGTGGTTTCGTAACCGGCGAACAGCAGCAGCAACAGCTGCTCGGCCACGTCGTCATCGCCCAGGGGAAGACCGGCTTCATCGAGGCCACCGGCCAGCAGATCGAGCCCGCCGGCGGCCAGGGGCGCTCCGGCGGCAGCGGCGCTCTGGGCCTTCTTAAGCACGGCGCCCAGGCGTCGCAGCAGCCGTTGGCGGGCCTGAAGCGCCCTGGCGTAAGGACTGCCGGGCAGGGCGTAGGGGAGGGAAAAGAGGCCCTGGCACCAGGTTTCGAAATCCACGAACAGGGCCTCGCGATCGACGGGATCGAGCCCCAGCACCGTGCTGGCGATCACGCTGAAGGCGAAGCGTCTCAGTTTGGGCACCAGGGCCACGGGCGATGCGCCGCCGAGCAGCTCCCCGCTGAGCGCATCGACCAGCGCCACGATCGCCGGGCTGTAGCGCTTGAGTGCAGAGGAAGCGAACAGCTGGCCCACCACCCGACGACGGGCCTTGTGATCGACGCCGTTGCGGTTGGCCAGCGACAGGGGCCCCAGCAGCTTGCGCACACTGTCCGGCCACCAGCCCTCGACGGCATCGCCCTGGGCGAATAGGTCGTTGATCGCCTTCTCCCCCCGGATGAACACGGTGCGCTGCCCCAGAAGGGTGGTGCCGTACACATCGCCGTAGCGCTCGAAGCGGGAGCGGGCGAAATCCGGATCACGAAGGAAGGAGAGGGTTTCGAGCACGCCGCTCACAGCTGGCGTGATCGGCAAGGGCTGAATGGTGGCGGGATCGGGGGGCAACCAGGGTTCTCCAGGGTGATCTCCAGGCTGTCGGATCGCCGCCGCCACCGCGCCAGCATGGACGCACCATGACCGCCGCGATCCCCGTGTCCACCCCAGAGTCCAATACGGAGTCCACCGGCGAGTCCACCACAGGTCCTGCTGGCGCCGGGGCAAGGCCGATGGCAGCCGCTGCGCTGCTTGAGCGGCTGGCGGAGGTGGAGGGGATGGGAAAGGGCCGCCGCCGGCTGGTGGTGCTGCTGAGCCAGCTGGGGGATTTCGACAGCCTCGAATACGCCCAGGCCCTTGCGCCTGTGCTGCCGCAGCTGGAGGCTGCCGGCATCAACGTGCTGGCGATCGGCATCGGCGACGAGCAAGGCCGTCAGCGCTTCTGCGCGTTCACCGGCTTTCCGCTCGAACGACTCCTGGTGGATCCCGACCCCCACCTGCATCGGGCCCTGGGGCTCTACGGGGGATTGCAGCAAATCGGCGGGCCTTGGCCGAATCTGTTGTTGATGTGCGCCGGCATCGGCTCCCCCGGCACCCTGGCCGAGGTGCTGCGCGGTTACACCGGCGATCGCAGCGCGCCCCAGCGCATCGGCGACGACGAGACGATCCAGGCGGGCCCCCTGCCGCCGATCAAGGGCTCCTTTTTTGCGAAGGCCGGCGGTACGGGGTTCCAGCGCCCGTTTGAGCTGGCCACGGTGCGGCTGCGCAACATGGCCGAAGTGCTGGGCCACTGGCGCACCTATGTGCCCCGCGACGACTTCCTCACCCAACGGGGCGGCACCTTCCTGCTGGAGGCCGACGACACCGTGCTCTTCTGCCACCTCGACCGTGGCATCCTCGGCTTCTCACCAACCATGGCCAGGCCGCTGAGCTTCCTGGATCCGTTCCTTGGCTGATTGCTGTGCCAGGCACGCCCCGGGCAGACCAGCTGCGGCAGGACAGCGGCTGGAGAATGTCTCTCTTTCGCTGATGGCCCATCACGCCGATCGCCCCACCAAGGTCTGCCCGGTCTGCGGGAGACCCTTCCAGTGGCGCAAGAAGTGGAAGGACGTCTGGGACCAGGTGCGCTACTGCTCAGATCGCTGCCGCAACAACCGCAATCGATCAACGCAGCCGGACGTGCCCAACGATCAACAATCCTGAGCAGCAGGCATGCATGACGCGCCGCCGGGTGTTCAAATGGTATTAATTAATCCAGTCAGAGGTTGAATGAGCGGAGTAATTGGTTGATTTATCAGTAGTTATCGCCGTATTTGATGTCTGTGGTGGCATTCATGAGTTCAACCGTGGTTTGATAGCCCTGCGCCACCGTAAGTTCGTGCTGAGCTGCGATATCCTGAAGCGCTTCAAAGTCAAATTTGGGGGCTGTAATCCAGCTGAAACCCTTGCCGAAGGTGTTGTCTGGATTCACCACATACCAGTGGCAGGCCGTGTCGGGCACGGAGACGGAGCACTTGGTCCAGTCGTTGTCCCATTGGGGAACCTGCACGAAGGTCAGCGCCGCAAAGAGAAAGCCGAACAGGGCTCTGAACATGGTTGCTTTAAATATGTTTACAATCCTAGCATCCATCTTGATTTCGGCCCACTTCGTCAGCGCACTTCATCAGGGCAGACGCGGCGGACCCTGGGCCGTTCCCCCGTTCCCGCTTCTCTACCGTCAGTCAGAGGGCGGCGGCTCTTTTGACCAGATGCGCTCCAGCGACTTGAGGAACTCCCCATTACTCATGGGTCGGGCCAGGTCCCGTTTCCGCAGAATGCTGCCGATCCACCAGATCTGAAGACCCCCAAAGGCCAGGGCTACCAGAGCCAGTTGCCCATAGCCCCAGTTCAGCGGCTCCATCACGCCGCCGGGCGCCCCTTCGCCCAGTTCCGATCCAGGGTCGCTCTGAACCGCTCAACACGCAGGGCTGCGTCGTCAGAACGCCTCTGCAATGTCCAATAGACCCGCCAGACCTTCATGCCCACGGCCCCAGCGAAGACGGCCCAGGGCACAAGAATCAGCAGGGGATGCTCCATCCCACCATTCTCACCCGGGGCCAGCCGGCCCTGAGGCCGCTGGCAGGTGGCCGGTCTTCACCCAGATCGTGCAGCCCGCCTCACTCCAGGGCCGGTGCTGGCTGCCGTGGGGATTGCGCAGCCAGCTGCCCGCTCCGTAGCTGCCGTGCTCGTCAGAGAAAACACCCTCCAGCACCAGGATCTCCTCGCCGCCGGGATGGCCGTGGGGATGAAACACCGTGCCAGGCGCCCAGCGCACCAGGGCCACGTGCTCAGTGCCAAAGGCCGACAGCGGCATCACCTCAAGGCCCGCCACCAGCCCCGGCACCCAGGGGGCCATGCGCGTATCGATCTCGAAGCCTTGCTGATCGGCTGGGTGCATCTGCTGCAGCTTCACCAGGATCGTGCAGCCCTGCTCGCTGAACGGAGCATGGCCTGAGCCGACTGGGTGGCGCAGGTAGGTGCCGGCCGGGTAATCGCCCGCCTCGTCGGAGAAGATGCCCTCCAGCACCAGGATCTCCTCACCGCCGCCATGGCTGTGGCGCTCAAAACGGCTGCCGGGTGCATAGCGCACGATCGAGGTGGCCCGGGCCAGCTCGCCGCCGATGCGATCGAGCATCCGCCGCTCCACCCCCGCCATCGGCGAGGGCGTCCAGGGCAGAGCCGTGGTGTCGAGCACCACCCGCTGGGCGAAATCGGCGTGGACATCCATGGTCTTGATTCTGCTGGTCTGCCCGGAGCCTCTGAGCCTGCTGGCTGGGGTCACGCCGGGGAGCCTTCGGCCCGGCTGGGCTGATGACCCCCGTGGAGCGGCTCGATGGGAGGGGTCCGAGCCCACAAAAAACCGGACCCCTGCGACCAGGGACCCGGTTGAATGGGATCGAAATCAATGGAGCCAAGCGGATTCGAACCGCTGACCCCCTGCATGCCATGCAGGTGCTCTACCAGCTGAGCTATGGCCCCAGATGGCGCCGCGCAGGTGCCTTGGGCCCCGGCGTTTTGCCAGATGTGAGCTTACCCGATGGGGTGCTCAGACCTGGCGCCACACAGCCACCAGCTTCCCTTGGATGCTCACCTGGTCGGCGGGCAGCACGATCGGCTCGTAGGCGGGGTTGGCCGCCTCCAGCCGCACCGTGGCTCCCTCGCGGTGGAAGTGCTTGAGGGTGGTGCCGCTGCCCGGCACCAGGGCGCTCACGATCGTGCCCGCCTTGATGCGGCTGGGCTCGCTCACCGGTTCCATCAGCACCACATCGCCATGGTCGATGTGGGCGTCGACCATGCTGTCGCCGTTCACGGTGAGCGCGAACAGTCCCCGGGTTTCCAGCACCGGCGTCAGATCCAGCCGCTCCTGGAGGTCGTCGTAGGGCTCCACCAGGCCGCCGGCGGCCACGGTTCCCAGCACAGGGATCCCCGGGGCCATGGCACCCAGCAGCTGCATGGTGCGTGCCTGGCCCTCCTGCCAGGTGATCCAGCCCTTCTGCTGCAGGTGCCTCAGGCGGCTCTGGATCGGCGCCGGTGAGCGCAGCCCCATGGCCTCCATCATCTGGCGGATCGAGGGGCTGTGGCGGTGCTGGCCGATGAACTCCGCCAGCCAGTCGTAAAGCTCCCGCTGGGCGCTGGTGAGCTCCTGGCCCCTCTGGCGGCCAAGGTCAGTTCTGCTGGCTGACCTGAGGTCAGGTCTGCTGGCTGACCTGAGGTCAGGCGCGAGATGGTGGGCGTGCTGGGTGGGCACCGGCAATACAGATGAACCAGTCGCCCCTTTCTCGCACCGCTTCGGGCCTTTGTCCAGTCATGGCCGGATCTGCCCTGTCCACCTGCAGCCGGCCGGCCTGCCAGAGGTTCTTCAGCGGCCCTTCAGAGGCCACCCAGCAGCACTGCCAGTAGCGCCTGCTGCACATGCAGCCGGTTCTCGGCCTGATCGAACACCCGGCTGGCGCTGCCCTCGATCACCCCGGCGCTGATCTCCTCCCCCCGGTGCGCCGGCAGGCAGTGGAGCACGATCGCCCGGGCATCGGCCTCCGCCAGCAGCGCCTCATCCAGGCAGAAGCCCTGGAAGGCCGCCTCCCGCTGGGCCTGCTCCCCTTCCTGCCCCATCGACGCCCACACATCGGTGTAGAGCGCCTGGGCGCCCCGCACGGCCGCCACGGGATCGTGGGTCACCACGATGGCGCTGCGCTCCCCCGCCAGGGCCCTGGCCCGCTCCACCAGCGCTGGATCGGGCTCGAAACCAGACGGGCAACCGATGCGCACATTCACCCCCAGCAGGGCGCCTGTGAGCAGAAGCGAATGGGCGACATTGTTGCCGTCGCCCACGTAGGCCAGGGTGAGCCCCCCTTGGCCATCACTGACGCCGAAGGCCTCCTGCACGGTGAGCAGATCGGCCAGGGCCTGGCAGGGGTGCTCCAGGTCGGTGAGGGCGTTGATCACCGGGATCGTGGCCCAGTGGGCGTACTCAGCCAGCTCGTCTTGGGCGAAGGTGCGGATGGCCAGGGCATCCATGTAGCGGCTGAGCACGCGGGCCGTGTCGGCCACCGGTTCACCCCGTCCCACCTGGGTGACGCTCGGGTTGAGGTCCACCGTCTGGCCGCCCAGGCGGGCCATGGCCACGGTGAAGCTGACCCGGGTGCGGGTGGAGGCCTTGGTGAAGATCAGTCCGAGCGTCTTACCGCGCAGATCAATGCACCGCTCACCGCTCTTGAGTTCGGCGGCGAGCTGGAGCAACGCAAAGGTCTGCTCCCGGCTGAGATCGGCCGACGAGAGGAGATCGTGGCCGCGCAGGGCGGCGAGGCTGGGCAGAACGCTGGCGAGCTGAGGGCTCATATCCCCATCTCAAAGAACCCTTATCCGGGATCGGGGGCCCCTTCGTCAAGGCCCCTTGATCGTGTTCCCTCAGGCGCCGACGGCCACAGGCTCAGCAAGAACGGCCGCCTCGGGCAGGGTGCTGGAGGCCAGCAACCCCTTGAGCTCATCGCCCTCGATCACCTCTTTTTCGAGGATCCTGCCGGCAATGGTCTCGAGCAGCTCCCGGTTGCCGTGGAGAATCGCTAGGGCCCTGTCGTGGGCGCGGTCCACCAGGGCGCGCACCTCGCGATCGATCGCCTGGGCGGTCGCGTCACTGACACTGCGGCGGGGGTTGTTGCCGCCCCCGAGGAAGCGGTTGCCGCCCTGCTTGTCGTAGGCCAGCGGACCGAGCGTGTCGCTCATGCCGTAAGTGCCGACCATCTGCTCGGCGATATCGGTGGCCCGTTGAAGGTCATTGGAGGCACCGGTGGTGACCTCACCGAAGACGACCTCTTCGGCGCTGCGGCCCCCCAGCAGGGTGGCGATCTGGCCTTCGAGGTCTTCCTTGGAATTCAAGAAGCGCTCCTCGGTGGGCAACTGCAGGGTGTAGCCCAGGGCGCTCATGCCCCGGGGCACGATCGAAATCTTGGCCACCTTGCTGCCGCCTGGCATCAGGTGCCCGACGATCGCGTGGCCAACTTCGTGATAAGCCACCACTTTCTTCTCATCGGGCTGGAGCACGCGGCTCTTCTTCTCCAGACCCGCCACCACGCGCTCGATCGCCTCGTTGAGGTCGGCCTGCTCCACTTCGGTGCGGTAGGCCCGGGCCGCCAGCAGGGCCGCCTCATTCACCAGGTTGGCCAGGTCGGCGCCGGCGAAACCACTGGTGGCCTGGGCGATCTTGTCGATGTCGATGCTGGCGGCCAGCTTCACTTTCTTGGCGTAGATGTCGAGGATCTTCCTGCGGCCGGAGAGGTCGGGGCGATCCACCAGCACCTGGCGGTCGAAGCGGCCGGGCCGCAGCAGGGCGGCATCGAGGGTTTCGGGCTGGTTGGTGGCCGCCAGCACGATCACCGGCTTGTCCTGGCCGGTGAAGCCGTCCATCTCGGTGAGCAGCTGGTTGAGGGTCTGCTCCCGTTCGTCATTGCCCCCCACCACGCCCATCGAGCCCGAGCGGCTCTTGCCGATCGCATCGAGTTCGTCGATGAAAATGATGCAGGGAGCTTTTTTCTTGGCCTCTTCGAACAGATCACGGACGCGGGCGGCGCCGGCTCCCACGAAAAGTTCAACGAACTCAGAGCCGGAGATGATGAAGAAGG
The DNA window shown above is from Cyanobium sp. ATX 6F1 and carries:
- a CDS encoding cytochrome P450; protein product: MPPDPATIQPLPITPAVSGVLETLSFLRDPDFARSRFERYGDVYGTTLLGQRTVFIRGEKAINDLFAQGDAVEGWWPDSVRKLLGPLSLANRNGVDHKARRRVVGQLFASSALKRYSPAIVALVDALSGELLGGASPVALVPKLRRFAFSVIASTVLGLDPVDREALFVDFETWCQGLFSLPYALPGSPYARALQARQRLLRRLGAVLKKAQSAAAAGAPLAAGGLDLLAGGLDEAGLPLGDDDVAEQLLLLLFAGYETTASSLSCLLLSLLQHPAELTWLQQELDGLPWPPAPGEAVTAFDAIRAPRLDAVVKEVMRLTPPVGGFFRRTRDPIALAGVLVPADRVVQVSITASHRDGSGSEDLEVFRPQRHLAGERTVTLLPYGGGERVCLGKALAELEIRLLAVGLLKQLSLALEPDQDLTLSLIPSPSPKQGLLVRPRRRASAADRVGAT
- a CDS encoding peroxiredoxin-like family protein is translated as MGKGRRRLVVLLSQLGDFDSLEYAQALAPVLPQLEAAGINVLAIGIGDEQGRQRFCAFTGFPLERLLVDPDPHLHRALGLYGGLQQIGGPWPNLLLMCAGIGSPGTLAEVLRGYTGDRSAPQRIGDDETIQAGPLPPIKGSFFAKAGGTGFQRPFELATVRLRNMAEVLGHWRTYVPRDDFLTQRGGTFLLEADDTVLFCHLDRGILGFSPTMARPLSFLDPFLG
- a CDS encoding DUF2256 domain-containing protein, with protein sequence MAHHADRPTKVCPVCGRPFQWRKKWKDVWDQVRYCSDRCRNNRNRSTQPDVPNDQQS
- a CDS encoding cupin domain-containing protein — protein: MDVHADFAQRVVLDTTALPWTPSPMAGVERRMLDRIGGELARATSIVRYAPGSRFERHSHGGGEEILVLEGIFSDEAGDYPAGTYLRHPVGSGHAPFSEQGCTILVKLQQMHPADQQGFEIDTRMAPWVPGLVAGLEVMPLSAFGTEHVALVRWAPGTVFHPHGHPGGEEILVLEGVFSDEHGSYGAGSWLRNPHGSQHRPWSEAGCTIWVKTGHLPAASGPAGPG
- the lexA gene encoding transcriptional repressor LexA codes for the protein MPTQHAHHLAPDLRSASRPDLRSASRTDLGRQRGQELTSAQRELYDWLAEFIGQHRHSPSIRQMMEAMGLRSPAPIQSRLRHLQQKGWITWQEGQARTMQLLGAMAPGIPVLGTVAAGGLVEPYDDLQERLDLTPVLETRGLFALTVNGDSMVDAHIDHGDVVLMEPVSEPSRIKAGTIVSALVPGSGTTLKHFHREGATVRLEAANPAYEPIVLPADQVSIQGKLVAVWRQV
- the argF gene encoding ornithine carbamoyltransferase, whose translation is MSPQLASVLPSLAALRGHDLLSSADLSREQTFALLQLAAELKSGERCIDLRGKTLGLIFTKASTRTRVSFTVAMARLGGQTVDLNPSVTQVGRGEPVADTARVLSRYMDALAIRTFAQDELAEYAHWATIPVINALTDLEHPCQALADLLTVQEAFGVSDGQGGLTLAYVGDGNNVAHSLLLTGALLGVNVRIGCPSGFEPDPALVERARALAGERSAIVVTHDPVAAVRGAQALYTDVWASMGQEGEQAQREAAFQGFCLDEALLAEADARAIVLHCLPAHRGEEISAGVIEGSASRVFDQAENRLHVQQALLAVLLGGL
- the ftsH gene encoding ATP-dependent zinc metalloprotease FtsH; translated protein: MAIRQDDNKPNRRLSIINLVLIGFGVLLLFSSFLPNQQAQVPRVPYSLFINQVDDGAVKRAYITQDQIRYELANPGEGEAPVLATTPIFDMELPQRLEAKGVEFAAAPPKRPSFFTTLLSWVVPPLIFIVVLQFFARRAMGGAGGAQGALSFTKSKAKVYVPDEESRVTFADVAGVDEAKTELNEIVDFLKTPERYAAIGARIPKGVLLVGPPGTGKTLLAKAVAGEAEVPFFIISGSEFVELFVGAGAARVRDLFEEAKKKAPCIIFIDELDAIGKSRSGSMGVVGGNDEREQTLNQLLTEMDGFTGQDKPVIVLAATNQPETLDAALLRPGRFDRQVLVDRPDLSGRRKILDIYAKKVKLAASIDIDKIAQATSGFAGADLANLVNEAALLAARAYRTEVEQADLNEAIERVVAGLEKKSRVLQPDEKKVVAYHEVGHAIVGHLMPGGSKVAKISIVPRGMSALGYTLQLPTEERFLNSKEDLEGQIATLLGGRSAEEVVFGEVTTGASNDLQRATDIAEQMVGTYGMSDTLGPLAYDKQGGNRFLGGGNNPRRSVSDATAQAIDREVRALVDRAHDRALAILHGNRELLETIAGRILEKEVIEGDELKGLLASSTLPEAAVLAEPVAVGA